One part of the Pecten maximus chromosome 9, xPecMax1.1, whole genome shotgun sequence genome encodes these proteins:
- the LOC117333890 gene encoding another transcription unit protein-like, which produces MAGIRVMRSEALPAGKVCNPDKDVVKTSGLSRTIMASAERQANKRTNSDRSATPQSAERQANKRTNSDRSATPQSAERQADKRTNSDRSATPQSAERQADKRTNSDRSATPQSAERQADKRTNSDRSATPQSAERQANKRTNSDRSATPQSAERQADKRTNSDRSATPQSAERRANKMSKTAVIQEG; this is translated from the exons gtCTGTAACCCGGACAAGGATGTGGTAAAGACGTCAGGATTATCAAGGACTATTATGGCG TCGGCAGAACGACAGGCCAATAAAAGGACGAATAGTGATAGGTCAGCAACGCCACAGTCGGCAGAACGACAGGCCAATAAAAGGACGAATAGTGATAGGTCAGCAACGCCACAGTCGGCAGAACGACAGGCCGATAAAAGGACGAATAGTGATAGGTCAGCAACGCCACAGTCGGCAGAACGACAGGCCGATAAAAGGACGAATAGTGATAGGTCAGCAACGCCACAGTCGGCAGAACGACAGGCCGATAAAAGGACGAATAGTGATAGGTCAGCAACGCCACAGTCGGCAGAACGACAGGCCAATAAAAGGACGAATAGTGATAGGTCAGCAACGCCACAGTCGGCAGAACGACAGGCCGATAAAAGGACGAATAGTGATAGGTCAGCAACGCCACAGTCGGCAGAACGACGGGCCAATAAAATGAGCAAAACAGCTGTCATTCAGGAAGGTTGA
- the LOC117333889 gene encoding uncharacterized protein LOC117333889 encodes MMSSEENERMSLLLSTYMERAYTSTEETVNICRRAIVLSELLVKDDLTELFYAGSFGEGCFLNDSDLDRMSVMKNTVVMYPDQCNHIPQHLAHKTILCIREADCRPGYVKLELVQIQNPVYEHFLKSIVEIGNSLLISSDIFREECGISLATIADLNYESNGPSSTCCLRGAMGSDIVNSFQCKNWPKEANEWISRTRLYGWPHQTLIDKIVNSGCHLVPVGDKCSNDTRLQWRISFVVAERSLVHSFSHIQVKVYVLLKYFLRQIKETFKKAIGDDDILCSYFLKTIMFHAIENSSQMFWQDKNLFYCFWFCFNILISWVRAGFCPNYFIPVNNLFQRKIHGEHQQILLGILNNYSQMKWMCLSVGNFYKPSIWKRLRDISIQATLQRPKTLQRHIMDQDSTFLSVLSVLTACYRVRISAKALHLYISLSNFGDVYTYVHLMDSLKCLALEQISKDLCANEAAPGNKAKYQSMRKCKYWMTPMASLGTEVLYLATFHFLTGNFSKCLELSRQVLELASYFRYDHELDSRLCSLYRHLYRTDCTLERFQKTYTNYIVFHRWYMHLPFFCLELQKEDRVIFIPPLPYTLFLIFQCCHKYGDTRGRDEALDQLKQVQKHKEQGRHRYWMVPTLLGICYQTLGNYSKAIAAYWESAKSKTDFQEWNTGIDRIAIVLLCMHVSQRPGKG; translated from the coding sequence ATGATGAGCTCTGAGGAGAATGAGCGGATGTCACTACTCCTATCTACATACATGGAGAGAGCTTACACTAGTACAGAGGAGACTGTTAACATCTGCAGGAGAGCGATAGTCTTAAGTGAACTTTTGGTAAAAGATGATTTAACTGAACTTTTTTACGCTGGAAGTTTTGGAGAAGGATGTTTTCTAAATGACTCAGACCTGGACAGAATGTCTGTAATGAAGAACACAGTAGTTATGTACCCTGATCAGTGTAATCATATTCCTCAACACCTGGCACACAAAACTATTCTGTGCATTCGAGAGGCAGACTGCCGTCCTGGCTATGTCAAATTAGAGCTAGTTCAGATACAGAATCCAGTATACGAacactttttaaaatcaatagtTGAAATTGGCAATTCATTACTTATTTCTAGTGATATCTTCAGAGAGGAATGTGGCATTAGCCTAGCTACTATTGCAGATCTAAACTATGAATCAAATGGACCCAGTAGTACATGTTGCCTTAGAGGAGCAATGGGATCGGACATAGTTAATAGTTTTCAGTGTAAGAATTGGCCAAAGGAGGCAAATGAATGGATTTCACGAACACGTCTGTATGGATGGCCACACCAAACTTTGATAGACAAGATAGTAAATAGTGGATGCCATCTTGTCCCAGTTGGAGATAAATGTTCAAACGATACACGTTTACAATGGagaatttcatttgtagtaGCAGAAAGATCTTTAGTTCACTCTTTTAGCCACATCCAAGTCAAAGTATACGTGctgctgaaatattttttaagacaaattaAGGAGACATTCAAAAAAGCAATTGGAGATGACGATATCTTGTGCTCCTACTTCCTAAAAACAATAATGTTTCATGCAATAGAGAATTCTAGCCAAATGTTCTGGCAAGACAAAAACCTTTTCTACTGTTTTTGGTTTTGCTTCAACATTCTGATTTCGTGGGTCAGGGCCGGATTTTGTCCCAATTACTTCATCCCAGTCAACAACCTGTTCCAGAGGAAAATACATGGAGAGCATCAACAAATACTGCTTGGTATTTTGAACAACTACTCCCAGATGAAATGGATGTGCCTCTCAGTAGGAAACTTCTACAAGCCTTCAATTTGGAAGAGGCTGCGTGACATTTCCATACAGGCTACGCTCCAACGTCCAAAAACTTTACAAAGACATATTATGGACCAGGACTCGACATTTCTTtctgttttatctgttttgacaGCATGTTACAGAGTCAGGATCAGTGCAAAGGcattacacttatatatatcactgtcaaaTTTTGGAGATGTTTACACATATGTCCATTTAATGGACAGTCTTAAATGTCTTGCATTGGAACAAATCTCCAAAGACTTGTGTGCAAATGAGGCTGCTCCAGGTAACAAGGCCAAGTACCAGAGTATGAGGAAATGTAAGTACTGGATGACTCCCATGGCTTCATTGGGCACAGAAGTTTTATATTTGGCAACATTCCATTTTCTGACTGGAAATTTCAGCAAGTGCCTGGAGCTGAGTAGACAAGTACTAGAACTAGCATCATACTTCAGATATGACCATGAACTTGACTCAAGACTTTGCTCATTGTACCGACACCTGTATCGCACTGACTGCACATTGGAGAGGTTCCAGAAGACGTACACTAACTACATTGTGTTTCACCGTTGGTATATGCATCTTCCTTTTTTCTGTTTAGAGCTACAAAAGGAAGACAGGGTCATATTCATCCCACCTCTACCATATACCCTGTTCCTGATCTTCCAGTGTTGTCATAAGTATGGAGACACCAGAGGGCGAGATGAAGCATTGGACCAGCTGAAACAGGTCCAGAAACACAAGGAACAAGGGCGGCACAGGTACTGGATGGTTCCCACACTCCTGGGGATCTGTTATCAAACACTTGGGAATTATTCCAAAGCCATCGCGGCTTACTGGGAGTCAGCAAAATCAAAGACTGATTTTCAGGAGTGGAACACTGGCATTGACAGAATAGCAATAGTGTTACTCTGTATGCATGTCTCACAGAGGCCTGGCAAAGGATAG